ATGCTTCTGCATGAAAACTCTTTCATTGATAAAATCGTTTTGTCGACTTCATCAACCTGCGAGTATCCACACAGATTTGCTTGTCTTATCTGATTTTTAAAGAACATCCGGTCGCGCTGGGCTCACCGGGCCAGGGCTGCGTATTCTACGCTTTCCTGTTGTCGCGTCAAGCAGTTTTTGCAAACTTTCTTGAAGCGCTGTTGAAGTTGGCTTTCGCTCATTTCAACCACCTTCACAACCCGCCGCGCTTAGCGCCCCGTGCCGTGTCAGTGGATGCGCATTATAGGGAGCCCAAACTTTTGCGCAAGGGCTTTTTGGAAGAAAACTTAGGATTTTATCGCGTTCGTTCATTTTGCGAGCTAAACGAATAAAAAAGGGGCATTTCGCCCCTTTTTTACTGCATTATTGCTTACTGCTGGCGAGAGCCAAGCTGTTTTACGGCCCGAAGAAACGTGTTTCCTGCACGGCTTCGACTTGTGGCATGTCTTCCGCCACCACACGAATATTGATTTTGGTGATAGGGCGTTTCAGTTCAACAGGATCTACTGCCACGCTGACGGGAAGCGTTAACACCTCTCCCGCTTTGACCGTAACAGTCTTATCACCAATCCAGCGGTAGTTGGGCAGATCTTCTACCGAGAGGCTATATACGTGGTCGGCTTCAGTCTTGTTGAGGATCTTCAAAGTAAAGGTGTTCTCAATCAGGCCACGGCTGTCTTCACGGTAAAGGGCGTTACGGTCACGGATTACGTCGATGCGCAGCGGTGAGATAGTCGCCGCGAGACCAACGAATACCAAAATCATCGTCGTCAGCACCACACCATAACCCACCAGCTTGGGCCTGAGTACTTTCTCCTTCTTACCTTCCAGCATGTTTTCGGTGGTGTAGCTGATAAGGCCCTTGGCATAACCCATGCGGTCCATGGTCTGGTCACAGGCATCGATACAGGCACCACAGTTGATGCACTCATATTGCAGACCATTGCGGATATCGATACCGGTTGGGCATACCTGCACACAGAGGTCGCAGTCGATACAGTCACCCAGTCCCATTTCTTTGGGGTCTGCTTTACGTGACCGTGGGCCACGGGTTTCACCGCGTGCGGCATCATAACCCACTATATAAGTGTTCTTATCGAACATGGCTGCCTGGAAGCGGGCATAGGGGCACATGTGGATACACATGATTTCCCGCATCCAACCGGCATTGCCATACGTAGCGAAGGTAAAGAACACCACCCAGAAGTAAATCCCACCGCTGGCATTCAGGGTGAGCACATCCAGGTAAAGCTCACGGGTGGGCACAAAATAGGAAACAAAAGTTGTTGCTGTAAGGAAAGAGATCAGCAACCAGGCACCGTGCTTGGCCGTTTTGCGCCAGACCTTATCAAAGTCCCATGGCATTTGGTCCATCTTGATGCGCTTATTGCGGGGACCTTCGAGTTTTTCTTCAAACCAGATAAAGATAAAGGTCCAGACGGTTTGTGGGCAGGTATAGCCACACCAAACGCGCCCAAGGTACGTGGTCACAAAAAACAGTGCAAAGGCCGCAATCATGAAGAGTGCTGCCAGCAGGGTCAGATCCTGGGGCCAAATTGTCAGGCCAAAAACATGAAACTTTTGTTCTGCCAGGTTAAACCACACTGCTTGCCTATCACCCCATGGGAGCCATGGCAATAACAGGAAGAACAACATTGCCACCCAGCCCATGCGGCGACGTACTTTACTCCATAAACCATCAACGGCACGGACATAAATTCGGTTACGGGGGTTAAATCTGTCTGCCTTGCTGGCATCTGGTTGGTGGATTTTAATCCGCTCGGCTTTCGAGTAGTCCTTTTTATTCGAATCTGCGTTCATCTGACAACCTTTTACCGCTTTAATGTTGCTCGAAAAGTGGCTTATTATAGCCTTATTACTAAAGTACATTCACTCGATTGGACCAAAAGATGAGAGGCTGGATAATCTTGGCATTGATCGCCGGCGGTTTGTATTACCTCTATACCGAAACCGACAAACTGGACGAACCTATCGCTGAAACTCAGATGGTGCTTAAGAAGATTGAGCGAAAGCTCGATTCTTTAACCGGCACACAAATCATTCGTGTTGACGGTAGGTTGCAGAAACTCAAGGCAGAAATAGGCCAGCGACTCACAGCAGCGGAGCTTTCAGAATTTGATGCTGTTCTAACCGATAAAAACAGCGTGATGGATTTTAAAGAAAGCTACTGTGAAAAAAGTGGCGTGAGCCATCCGGTTTTTGACAAAGAAAACCTGCTGTTTATTTGCGACAATCTTTAATGCTTTTGTCGGCCACCCCATGGCTTTTACCTTAAAGCATTGACCCTAAATCAACTTGAGCCTAGCCTGTGGCAACTAATCTGAACATAGGCAGGCTCAGTCATGACCAAAAAAGTTTCTGATAACTTTGATCCAGATCTCTGGACAGAAGTACCAGGTTTTGCATTCGACGACATCACCTACCACAGGGCCAAGGATCAGGGCACGGTACGTATCGCATTTAACCGTCCTGACTGCCTCAACGCCTTTCGCCCCAAAACCGTTGATGAACTCTACACCGCCCTTGACCACGCCCGCCAATGGTCAGACGTTGGCTGTGTGCTGCTGACCGGCAACGGCCCCTCTGCCAAAGGCCAATATTCGTTTTCCTCCGGTGGCGACCAGCGTATTCGTGGTAAAGACGGCTACAAATACGAAGGCGAAGAAGCAGGCAAGGCCGATGTGGCCCGCATGGGCAGGTTGCACATTCTGGAAGTGCAGCGACTTATCCGCTTTATGCCCAAGGTGGTGATTGCCGTTGTCCCCGGCTGGGCCGTGGGGGGAGGTCATAGCCTGCATGTGGTGTGTGACCTGACTCTGGCCTCAAAGGAACACGCGGTATTTAAACAAACCGACCCGGATGTGGCCAGCTTTGACTCTGGTTACGGCAGTGCCTATCTCGCCAAGATGGTGGGGCAAAAACGCGCCCGGGAAATCTTCTTCCTCGGCTTTAACTACAGTGCCGATGAAGCGGTCGCCATGGGCATGGTCAATCGCAGTATTCCCCATGCCGAGCTGGAAACCGAAGCATTACGCTGGGCCAAAGAGATCAATTCCAAATCTCCCACCGCCATGCGCATGCTCAAATACGGCTTCAACCTGCCAGATGACGGCCTGGTTGGTCAGCAACTGTTTGCCGGAGAGGCCACCCGCCTTGCCTATGGTACAGATGAAGCACGTGAAGGCCGTGATGCCTTTTTGGAGAAACGGGATCAGGATTACAGCCATTTCCCCTGGCACTACTAATTCCTGAGGCCACCAGCAAAAGACGCAGCAAAATCTGCGTCTTTTGTCTTAATCGGCTGCCTCGTTTACCTCAATTGAACAATTCTACTTTACACGTAAGTGATAACTATTATCATTTATGAAAAGTAATCAATTGGGGATTCCACCATGTTAAAGACCATGACCTTTGCCGTGCTGCACTTTGGTGTGGCCTTCAGCATCACGTATTTACTCACCGGCAGCCTGCTTATCGGGGGCGCTGTCGCCCTGATTGAGCCAACCATAAATACCGTGGTGTTCTACTTCCATGAAAAAGTCTGGAAGCGCATAGAGGCAAAAAAGCAGCTACCACAACTACTCGCCTGACCTCTAAGGCTAGTAGCACTCAGCTCAGGTTCTCCTCGCACTATCTCTAATTGCCCATCCCCATATTGATGACCGGAGGCTCAGTCTGACTACCTGGCCGGGTTCCTGTGAGGCGAAATCCATTGGCCAGATTACCATCATGGCAATCCAAGCCCTCACGAATACATACGTCCAGCACCGTTTGCAGTACCTCCGGATGCCAGGCATTCATCCAGTCCGCATGCAGCGACATACCTCCGTGCGAGTCCAGCGTCACCTCATACATGTCAGACGCCAAACGCCAGCCACGGCTACTTTTGGATTGAGGCTCATACACATCCGGCGTCACCCCGAATGCATAGTGAAAACTCACTCTGATAATGGGCACGGGATGAGTTGCAGGACAAATCATCCCCTGAGTGCCACTGCCCAGCTGTGGGTAGGCCAAGTGACTTTGATGGTCGGCAGAATCCAAATCTGTGCCATTCCAGCAACTGGGGAAGAATACATCCATCCGCAGCCTGTCGGGGGCAACACATTCAGGAATTGCGCTGCTCCAACGTGGATTATCGGCATCAGAAGATTCCCATGATTGGCAGTGCCAGCGCACAATACCGGTATCCTGCTGCTGGCCAGGGCCGGCTTTGGCATTTCCGGCAATGATCTTCATCCCCACAGGAATAGACTGAATTGCGTCTACATCGTCCACCCCAGCGGAGTAATAGAAGATTTCGTGGGCTTCATCATCATTTCCCACTACAGCGGGTACGACACGCCAACGCAGGTCACCCTGTTCATCATAAAGAGCTTCACCGGTCGCCGGATTATATTCGGGTGCCAATAATGCAGGCACCCAATACGCCGATCGGTTTAAGGTATTTCCCTGGCAGCTGGATTCACCTTTAGTAAACAAGGAGTCGATATCAGTTGTTTCATCAACCAGGGTATTGCCATAAAAACGGTGTAAATGTGCCGCATTGGCCTGTCCTGGATAAACGATGGGATCGTGGTAACTGGAATGAGCAAAGTCACAGTTAATCCTGAAGATGCCACGCCAGCTTGCCGGATCAGCCTTCGAGGGCATAACAGGGGTGTTGATGAGATCAGTATGGACATTCCCGTCCGTCCCAAAGACGCTGGCTACCTGCCACGACAGCTCCGCCGGATCACTGCGAGCGCGACTGTCTGCCACCGCCCATACTTTCAAGCGATGACTGTCTGCCGTCAGCGGCATCAACAACTGTGGGCTGACACATTCCTGAATATCGCCACTCTCATCGCCGCTATCCAGCTGGCACTCATAGGACGAAGCCAAATCGGAACTGAATTCGATATGGGCGTATGGTTCAGAGATGATGGCGTCGGGCTTAAGACTGAAGGTGGGTGTGGCTGGCTTAAGCGCCAACGCAGGTTGTTCAGGCTCCCCACCACTGCCGTCGCTGCCACCGCAGCCAGAGGCGATAATCATCCATGTCAGTGCCACAAACTTGTTTGGTTTCATCATCATTACCTCGCACAATGCCAGTGATTACCATGCTGACGGCAAAACTCTTTTGGATGAGGGCGGGCATTTAAAATCAGGATTTGGGCCGAATGGTGCTCGGCATCAGTGCCGTGAATTTGCAGCGCGCCTTGACGCCCACTTTTTGAGGGGATCCCATGATGATGGGTACAGCCAGCAAGCATGATAATTGGCACTATCGCCAACGCAGTTAATACCGTGCGATTCATCGTCTCTACCTTCTCATAAGGAACACACCAGTCAGTGTATGAAGCCCGATGTAAAGCAACGTCAGCAGAGTGCAAAGGTTAAGTAAAAGTTAAATCCCCTGGTAAAAGACAAATCAATGTCATAAAAAAGCCTCCCCGGGGGGGAGGCTTAACTCAACAGATAGCGTGATTACTCCACGGTAACTGACTTGGCCAGGTTACGTGGCTGGTCGACGTCAGTGCCTTTAATCAGGGCCACGTGATACGACAGCAGCTGCAGCGGAATGGTATAGATGAGCGGTGCCATAAACTCATCACAGTGAGGCACGGGGATCACCTTCATGGTGTCGTCCGACGCAAACTCGGCGTCCTTGTCGGCAAACACATACATCAGGCCGCCACGGGCACGCACCTCTTCCACGTTGGATTTTAATTTTTCCAGCAGCTCGTTGTTGGGCGCGACCACAATCACCGGCATATCGGCATCAATCAGCGCCAGCGGGCCGTGTTTGAGCTCGCCAGACGCATAAGCCTCGGCGTGGATGTAGGAGATTTCCTTGAGCTTGAGTGCTCCTTCCATGGCGATGGGGTACTGATCGCCACGGCCGAGGAACAGCGCATGATGCTTGTCGGCAAAATCTTCGGCCAGTGAAGCAATGGCATCGTCCAGGCCCAGTGCCTGCTCAACCTTGGCCGGCAGTGATTGCAGGCTTTGGGTCAAGGAGGATTGCAGCTCGGCAGACATGCCGTTGTTGCGACCAATCACGGCGGTCAACATCAACAGGCCTGCCAGTTGCACGGTAAAGGCCTTGGTGGAGGCCACACCGATTTCGGCGCCGGCTTTCATCATGTAGGCCATGTCAGATTCGCGTACCAGCGACGAGCCCGGCGCATTACAGATGGTCAGGGTGGCCTGATAGCCCATTTCCTTCGCCAAACGCAGCGCGGCCAGGGTATCGGCGGTCTCACCGGACTGGGAGATGGTCACCAGCAGGCTGTTTGGGAACAGGTGCGACTTGCGATAGCGGAATTCTGACGCGATTTCCACGTTACAGGACACGCCGGCCCATTGTTCCAGCCAATAGCGGGCGGTCATGCCCGCGTGGTAGCTGGTACCACAGGCGATGATCTGCACGTGTTTGATGTCTTTCAAAAGGTCGGCAGCTTTGTCGCCAAAGGCGCTGTCCAGCACCTGCATGTTGGCGATGCGGCCTTCCAGGGTACGGGCCAGGGCACGTGGCTGCTCGTAGATTTCCTTGAGCATATAGTGGCGGTATTCGCCCTTGTCGCCGGCATCGTGGGTTACTTCCGATTCTTTGGCTTCACGCTCAACCTCATTGCCATCCACATCGAAGATGCGCACGTTACGACGAGTCACTTCGGCCACATCACCTTCTTCTAGGAAGGCGAAAGTACGGGTCACAGGCAACAGCGCCAGTTGATCTGAGGCTACAAAGTTTTCACCCAGACCAAAACCTATCACCAGCGGGCTGCCACTGCGGGCCACTACCATACGCTCGGCGTCGCGGCGGTCGATAACCACAGTGCCATAGGCGCCTTCGAGCTGCTTAACCGTGGCTTGTACGGCAGCCAGCAAGGTATCAGCACTTTTCAGCTCATGGTGTACCAGGTGGCAAATTACTTCGGTGTCTGTATCTGAGTTGAACTGATACCCCAGGCCCTTTAAGCGTTCACGCAGCTTGGCATGGTTTTCGATAATGCCGTTGTGCACCACGGCGATATCACCCTCGGACTGGTGCGGGTGCGCGTTACGCTCACTGGGCTCACCGTGGGTCGCCCAGCGGGTGTGGGCAATACCTGTGCCACCGGTAAGAGGAGCTTCGGCCAGTGCGTCGGCCAGCTCCTGCACTTTCCCCACCCGACGGGTACGGTTCATTTCGGCATTCTGAATCACCGCCATACCGGCAGAGTCATAACCACGATATTCCAGACGACGCAGGCCCTCGAGCAAAATTTCGGCCACGTCCCTTTGCGCCACGGCGCCAACGATTCCACACATGCTTGTATTTCCGTAAGGTCTGTAAAAACTAACTACTGAACATCCGCCAGATACACCTTCACCCCATGGGCCTCTATGATGGTCACTGCCTCTTTGGGCAATCTGTTATCTGTGACCACTGCGCTGACCTGACTCCAGGGCAGCTCGAGATTGGGAATGCGTCGGCCTATCTTGTCGGACTCCAGCATGACAATTACCTCCCGCGATACTTCGGCCATCACACGTGACAGGCCAACGAGTTCGTTGAAGGTGGTGGTGCCGCGGCTGAGGTCTATGCCATCGGCACCGATAAAGAGTTGATCGAAATCGTAAGAGCGCAGCACCTGCTCGGCCACCAGCCCCTGAAAGCTCTCTGAATGCGGATCCCAGGTGCCACCGGTCATCAAAAGTGTGGGCTCCTGCTCCAGTTCGTGAATGGCATTGGCGAGCTGCAGCGAATTGGTCATCACCACCAAGCCGCGACGATGGGCAAGCTCGGGGATAAGCCCCAGGGTCGTGCTGCCATAGTCGATGATGATGCGGTTATGGTCGCGGATGAGTTTGGCTGCCTCTTTGGCTATGGCAAGCTTCACCGGGGAGATGGCCACTGCCTGGGCATTCAGCTCCTGGGGCAAGGGCACAGCGCCACCATAACGGCGAAACAGCAGTCCCGCTTTCTCAAGCTCGGCCAGGTCTTTGCGAATAGTCACCTCAGAGGTGG
This portion of the Shewanella amazonensis SB2B genome encodes:
- a CDS encoding DeoR/GlpR family DNA-binding transcription regulator is translated as MTKRNTQQRRRSIIELLNAQGEVNVDQLASEFATSEVTIRKDLAELEKAGLLFRRYGGAVPLPQELNAQAVAISPVKLAIAKEAAKLIRDHNRIIIDYGSTTLGLIPELAHRRGLVVMTNSLQLANAIHELEQEPTLLMTGGTWDPHSESFQGLVAEQVLRSYDFDQLFIGADGIDLSRGTTTFNELVGLSRVMAEVSREVIVMLESDKIGRRIPNLELPWSQVSAVVTDNRLPKEAVTIIEAHGVKVYLADVQ
- a CDS encoding DUF1996 domain-containing protein; amino-acid sequence: MMMKPNKFVALTWMIIASGCGGSDGSGGEPEQPALALKPATPTFSLKPDAIISEPYAHIEFSSDLASSYECQLDSGDESGDIQECVSPQLLMPLTADSHRLKVWAVADSRARSDPAELSWQVASVFGTDGNVHTDLINTPVMPSKADPASWRGIFRINCDFAHSSYHDPIVYPGQANAAHLHRFYGNTLVDETTDIDSLFTKGESSCQGNTLNRSAYWVPALLAPEYNPATGEALYDEQGDLRWRVVPAVVGNDDEAHEIFYYSAGVDDVDAIQSIPVGMKIIAGNAKAGPGQQQDTGIVRWHCQSWESSDADNPRWSSAIPECVAPDRLRMDVFFPSCWNGTDLDSADHQSHLAYPQLGSGTQGMICPATHPVPIIRVSFHYAFGVTPDVYEPQSKSSRGWRLASDMYEVTLDSHGGMSLHADWMNAWHPEVLQTVLDVCIREGLDCHDGNLANGFRLTGTRPGSQTEPPVINMGMGN
- a CDS encoding 1,4-dihydroxy-2-naphthoyl-CoA synthase, whose amino-acid sequence is MTKKVSDNFDPDLWTEVPGFAFDDITYHRAKDQGTVRIAFNRPDCLNAFRPKTVDELYTALDHARQWSDVGCVLLTGNGPSAKGQYSFSSGGDQRIRGKDGYKYEGEEAGKADVARMGRLHILEVQRLIRFMPKVVIAVVPGWAVGGGHSLHVVCDLTLASKEHAVFKQTDPDVASFDSGYGSAYLAKMVGQKRAREIFFLGFNYSADEAVAMGMVNRSIPHAELETEALRWAKEINSKSPTAMRMLKYGFNLPDDGLVGQQLFAGEATRLAYGTDEAREGRDAFLEKRDQDYSHFPWHY
- the ccoG gene encoding cytochrome c oxidase accessory protein CcoG, giving the protein MNADSNKKDYSKAERIKIHQPDASKADRFNPRNRIYVRAVDGLWSKVRRRMGWVAMLFFLLLPWLPWGDRQAVWFNLAEQKFHVFGLTIWPQDLTLLAALFMIAAFALFFVTTYLGRVWCGYTCPQTVWTFIFIWFEEKLEGPRNKRIKMDQMPWDFDKVWRKTAKHGAWLLISFLTATTFVSYFVPTRELYLDVLTLNASGGIYFWVVFFTFATYGNAGWMREIMCIHMCPYARFQAAMFDKNTYIVGYDAARGETRGPRSRKADPKEMGLGDCIDCDLCVQVCPTGIDIRNGLQYECINCGACIDACDQTMDRMGYAKGLISYTTENMLEGKKEKVLRPKLVGYGVVLTTMILVFVGLAATISPLRIDVIRDRNALYREDSRGLIENTFTLKILNKTEADHVYSLSVEDLPNYRWIGDKTVTVKAGEVLTLPVSVAVDPVELKRPITKINIRVVAEDMPQVEAVQETRFFGP
- a CDS encoding DUF2061 domain-containing protein, translated to MLKTMTFAVLHFGVAFSITYLLTGSLLIGGAVALIEPTINTVVFYFHEKVWKRIEAKKQLPQLLA
- the glmS gene encoding glutamine--fructose-6-phosphate transaminase (isomerizing), translated to MCGIVGAVAQRDVAEILLEGLRRLEYRGYDSAGMAVIQNAEMNRTRRVGKVQELADALAEAPLTGGTGIAHTRWATHGEPSERNAHPHQSEGDIAVVHNGIIENHAKLRERLKGLGYQFNSDTDTEVICHLVHHELKSADTLLAAVQATVKQLEGAYGTVVIDRRDAERMVVARSGSPLVIGFGLGENFVASDQLALLPVTRTFAFLEEGDVAEVTRRNVRIFDVDGNEVEREAKESEVTHDAGDKGEYRHYMLKEIYEQPRALARTLEGRIANMQVLDSAFGDKAADLLKDIKHVQIIACGTSYHAGMTARYWLEQWAGVSCNVEIASEFRYRKSHLFPNSLLVTISQSGETADTLAALRLAKEMGYQATLTICNAPGSSLVRESDMAYMMKAGAEIGVASTKAFTVQLAGLLMLTAVIGRNNGMSAELQSSLTQSLQSLPAKVEQALGLDDAIASLAEDFADKHHALFLGRGDQYPIAMEGALKLKEISYIHAEAYASGELKHGPLALIDADMPVIVVAPNNELLEKLKSNVEEVRARGGLMYVFADKDAEFASDDTMKVIPVPHCDEFMAPLIYTIPLQLLSYHVALIKGTDVDQPRNLAKSVTVE